One Halomonas sp. THAF5a genomic region harbors:
- a CDS encoding peptidylprolyl isomerase: MVCFRVHQPASQPTSKESNMAQASARHILVDSEAKCNELKAEIEAGRDFAEVAREHSNCPSGRQGGELGTFGPGQMVPEFDKVVFSADLNQVQGPVKTQFGYHLLEVTSRS; this comes from the coding sequence GTGGTATGCTTTCGGGTTCATCAACCGGCATCCCAGCCGACCTCTAAGGAGAGCAACATGGCTCAGGCAAGCGCACGTCATATCCTGGTGGACAGCGAAGCGAAGTGTAACGAACTCAAGGCCGAGATCGAGGCCGGCCGCGACTTCGCCGAGGTCGCTCGCGAGCACTCCAACTGCCCCTCCGGCCGCCAGGGCGGCGAGCTCGGCACCTTCGGCCCGGGCCAGATGGTGCCGGAGTTCGACAAGGTGGTGTTCTCCGCCGACCTGAACCAGGTTCAGGGCCCGGTGAAGACCCAGTTCGGCTACCACCTGCTGGAAGTCACCAGCCGCAGCTGA
- a CDS encoding DUF6494 family protein, producing MNDDTFHHSIRKLLKNVGVNTQQEIEQAVRQALADGRLTGDETLPATVRVEVAGLELALDFTGEITLE from the coding sequence ATGAACGACGACACCTTCCACCACAGCATACGCAAGCTGCTGAAGAACGTGGGCGTGAACACCCAGCAGGAGATCGAGCAGGCCGTGCGCCAGGCGCTGGCCGACGGCCGCCTGACGGGCGACGAGACCCTGCCGGCGACCGTGAGGGTCGAGGTGGCGGGTCTCGAGCTGGCGCTCGACTTCACGGGGGAGATCACCCTTGAGTGA
- a CDS encoding ABC transporter ATP-binding protein: MIRVEGLSKTFADGFQALVDVDLTIQRGEIFALLGPNGAGKTTLISVICGLVNASAGRVLVDGHDNVADYRAARSLIGLVPQELTNEAFTTVWDTVSFSRGLFGKPKDPAHIERVLRSLTLWEKRHSRLLELSGGMKRRVLIAKALSHAPQVLFLDEPTAGVDVELRREMWEVVRGLRDQGVTIILTTHYIEEAEEMADRIGVIRRGEIVLVENTHALMHKLGSKELTLHLQEPLEAVPDSLAGHGLVLGDEGHALVYSYDAARPEDGSTISGLLADLEAVGVRVRDLHTRQSSLEDIFVSLVQERRST; this comes from the coding sequence ATGATTCGCGTCGAGGGGCTGTCGAAGACCTTCGCCGACGGCTTCCAGGCCCTCGTGGATGTCGACCTGACGATCCAGCGCGGCGAGATCTTCGCCCTGCTCGGGCCCAACGGCGCCGGCAAGACGACCCTAATCAGCGTGATCTGCGGGCTGGTCAACGCCTCCGCCGGCCGGGTGCTGGTGGACGGCCACGACAACGTCGCCGACTACCGCGCCGCCCGCTCGCTGATCGGCCTGGTGCCCCAGGAGCTGACCAACGAGGCCTTCACCACGGTGTGGGACACGGTCAGCTTCAGTCGCGGGCTCTTCGGCAAGCCCAAGGACCCGGCGCACATCGAGAGGGTGCTGCGCTCGCTGACCCTGTGGGAGAAGCGTCACAGCCGGCTGCTGGAGCTCTCCGGCGGCATGAAGCGCCGGGTGCTGATCGCCAAGGCGCTCTCCCACGCGCCCCAGGTGCTGTTCCTCGACGAGCCCACCGCCGGGGTCGACGTGGAGCTGCGCCGCGAGATGTGGGAGGTGGTGCGCGGCCTGCGCGACCAGGGGGTGACGATCATCCTCACCACCCACTACATCGAGGAGGCCGAGGAGATGGCCGACCGCATCGGGGTGATCCGCCGCGGGGAGATCGTGCTGGTGGAGAACACCCACGCGCTGATGCACAAGCTCGGCAGCAAGGAGCTGACCCTGCACCTGCAGGAGCCCCTCGAGGCGGTGCCGGACTCGCTGGCCGGCCACGGCCTGGTGCTCGGCGACGAGGGCCACGCGCTCGTCTACAGCTACGATGCGGCCCGCCCGGAGGACGGCTCGACCATCTCCGGGCTGCTCGCCGACCTCGAGGCGGTGGGCGTGCGGGTGCGCGACCTGCACACCCGCCAGAGCTCCCTCGAGGACATCTTCGTCAGCCTGGTCCAGGAGCGTCGATCGACATGA
- a CDS encoding ABC transporter permease has product MNLTSVRTLYCAEMARSLRTMLQSIVSPVISTSLYFVVFGAAIGTRISEVEGVSYGAFIVPGLIMLMLLTQSVSNASFGIFFPRFSGSIYEILSAPMSYVEVVVGYVGAAATKSLILGLIVLVTARLFVPYSIDHPLMMAVFLVLTAVTFSLLGFIIGIWADGFEKLQLVPLLVITPLTFLGGTFYSIDMLPPFWQALTLANPVVYLVSGFRWSFYGISDVSPLVSLGMILLFLSVALAMVGWIFRSGYRLKP; this is encoded by the coding sequence GTGAACCTTACGTCCGTCAGGACCCTCTACTGCGCCGAGATGGCGCGCAGCCTGCGCACCATGCTGCAGAGCATCGTCTCGCCGGTGATCTCCACCTCGCTCTACTTCGTGGTGTTCGGCGCGGCCATCGGCACCCGGATCAGCGAGGTGGAGGGCGTGAGCTACGGCGCCTTCATCGTGCCGGGCCTGATCATGCTGATGCTGCTGACCCAGAGCGTCTCCAACGCCTCCTTCGGGATCTTCTTCCCGCGCTTCTCGGGCTCGATCTACGAGATCCTCTCGGCGCCGATGTCCTACGTCGAGGTGGTGGTGGGCTACGTCGGGGCGGCGGCCACCAAGTCGCTGATCCTCGGGCTGATCGTGCTGGTGACGGCGCGGCTCTTCGTGCCCTACTCCATCGATCACCCGCTGATGATGGCGGTGTTCCTGGTGCTCACCGCGGTGACCTTCAGCCTGCTCGGCTTCATCATCGGCATCTGGGCCGACGGCTTCGAGAAGCTGCAGCTGGTGCCGCTGCTGGTGATCACCCCGCTGACCTTCCTCGGCGGCACCTTCTACTCCATCGACATGCTGCCACCCTTCTGGCAGGCGTTGACCCTGGCCAACCCGGTGGTCTACCTGGTCAGCGGCTTCCGCTGGAGCTTCTACGGCATCAGCGACGTGAGCCCGCTGGTCAGCCTGGGGATGATCCTGCTGTTCCTCTCGGTGGCGCTCGCCATGGTGGGCTGGATCTTCCGGAGCGGCTACCGCCTCAAGCCCTGA
- a CDS encoding carbamate kinase: MRIVVALGGNALLRPGEPMTIDNQRHNVRRAARGLAELAGRHQLVVTHGNGPQVGLLALQAQACQPTEAVPLDVLDAQTEGMIGYLIEAELMNAMPAGASCATLLTRVEVDADDPAFLLPSKPIGPEYGLADMQRWKAERGWAFVASSPGHWRRVVASPLPRRILPIDVIGRLVDAGVVVICAGGGGIPTVRGAGGRLEGIEAVIDKDHASGLLATRLDADALLLLTDVAAVYQGWGGPAPSPLARATPEMLGELAFEPGSMGPKVTAACEFVTARGGVAGIGALEDAERILEGLAGTLIHP; encoded by the coding sequence ATGCGTATCGTGGTGGCCCTTGGCGGCAATGCCCTGTTGCGGCCGGGCGAGCCCATGACCATCGACAACCAGCGCCACAACGTGCGCCGCGCCGCTCGGGGCCTGGCCGAGCTGGCTGGTCGGCACCAGCTGGTGGTGACCCACGGCAACGGCCCCCAGGTGGGGCTGCTCGCCCTCCAGGCCCAGGCCTGCCAGCCGACGGAGGCCGTTCCGCTGGACGTGCTGGATGCCCAGACCGAGGGCATGATCGGCTACCTGATCGAGGCGGAGCTGATGAACGCGATGCCGGCCGGTGCCAGCTGCGCCACCCTGCTGACCCGGGTCGAGGTGGATGCCGACGATCCCGCCTTCCTGCTGCCGAGCAAGCCCATCGGCCCGGAGTACGGCCTCGCCGACATGCAGCGCTGGAAGGCCGAGCGGGGCTGGGCCTTCGTCGCGTCCTCCCCCGGGCACTGGCGGCGGGTCGTCGCCTCGCCGCTGCCGCGGCGCATCCTGCCCATCGATGTCATCGGTCGGCTGGTGGACGCCGGGGTGGTGGTGATCTGCGCCGGGGGGGGCGGCATCCCCACCGTGCGGGGCGCCGGCGGGCGGCTGGAGGGCATCGAGGCGGTGATCGACAAGGATCACGCCTCCGGCCTGCTGGCGACCCGGCTGGATGCCGATGCGCTGCTGCTGCTGACCGACGTGGCGGCGGTGTACCAGGGCTGGGGCGGGCCCGCGCCAAGCCCGCTCGCTCGCGCGACGCCCGAGATGCTCGGCGAGCTCGCCTTCGAGCCGGGCTCCATGGGCCCCAAGGTGACGGCCGCCTGCGAGTTCGTCACCGCCCGTGGCGGGGTCGCCGGCATCGGCGCGCTGGAGGATGCCGAGCGGATCCTCGAGGGCCTGGCCGGCACCCTGATTCATCCTTGA
- the yejK gene encoding nucleoid-associated protein YejK: MPILHSIIHRIDTASGETPTLIPAAEELAPSAALDDLLAGVNDAFNAKPKAWGHFVDATPEGEVSSPFSTELAEVLDGGRDFATFSRDVAARLAELIGDHLTLAGDLLMVDQRVGDARYLFLALLHHRSGFGVDDDLAVVPVRQLNLTQMSLAARLDIRQWQGETPSKQYLAWTKDRGGKKLAEGFAALLGAAEGVDATGETRTLLKAFSDYVEQEDLPEEASREKTDALIDYASDQASRGEPITLEELSEVLDEQQPTAFYEHIRNADYGLSPEIPPDKRTLNQFRRFAGRSGGVSISFDSHLLGSSVEYDEAQDRLIIKQVPKQLREQLKRQD; encoded by the coding sequence ATGCCGATCCTGCACAGCATCATCCATCGCATCGACACGGCCTCCGGCGAGACGCCGACGCTGATCCCCGCCGCCGAGGAGCTCGCCCCCTCCGCGGCGCTGGACGACCTGCTGGCCGGCGTCAACGACGCCTTCAACGCCAAGCCCAAGGCCTGGGGCCACTTCGTCGACGCCACGCCCGAGGGCGAGGTGAGTTCGCCGTTTTCCACCGAGCTCGCCGAGGTCCTCGACGGCGGCCGCGACTTCGCCACCTTCAGCCGCGACGTGGCGGCGCGCCTCGCCGAGCTGATCGGCGATCACCTGACCCTCGCCGGCGATCTCTTGATGGTCGATCAGCGCGTCGGCGACGCTCGCTATCTCTTCCTGGCGCTGCTGCACCATCGCAGCGGGTTCGGCGTCGACGACGATCTGGCCGTGGTGCCGGTGCGCCAGCTCAACCTGACCCAGATGAGCCTCGCCGCGCGCCTCGACATCCGCCAGTGGCAGGGCGAGACGCCGTCGAAGCAGTACCTCGCCTGGACCAAGGACCGCGGCGGCAAGAAGCTCGCCGAGGGCTTCGCCGCCCTGCTCGGCGCCGCGGAGGGGGTGGACGCCACGGGCGAGACCCGCACCCTGCTCAAGGCCTTCAGCGACTACGTGGAGCAGGAGGACCTGCCCGAGGAGGCCAGCCGCGAGAAGACCGATGCGCTGATCGACTACGCCAGCGACCAGGCGAGTCGTGGCGAGCCGATCACCCTGGAGGAGCTCTCCGAGGTGCTCGACGAGCAGCAGCCGACGGCCTTCTATGAGCACATCCGCAACGCCGACTACGGCCTCTCCCCGGAGATCCCGCCGGACAAGCGCACCCTCAACCAGTTCCGGCGCTTCGCCGGCCGCTCGGGGGGCGTATCGATCAGCTTCGACTCCCACCTGCTGGGCTCCAGCGTGGAGTACGACGAGGCGCAGGATCGGCTGATCATCAAGCAGGTGCCCAAGCAGCTGCGCGAGCAGCTCAAGCGCCAGGACTGA
- a CDS encoding NAD(P)H-dependent oxidoreductase, giving the protein MRRILILQGHPDTAAPHLLHALADHYRRGAEQAGHEVRVLTIAEQTFPLLQSQRAWTEEPMPEALAPARDAIAWCEHLVLCFPLWLGDMPALVKGFLEQVLRPHFAFEYVQGNPLGRKGLTGRSARVVVTMGMPAAIYRHVYRAHSLKSLERNILGFVGFAPVRETLIGSVENLDEADCRTWFTRLEKLGRQAR; this is encoded by the coding sequence ATGCGCCGCATCCTGATCCTCCAGGGCCACCCCGACACCGCCGCCCCGCACCTGCTGCACGCCCTGGCCGACCACTACCGCCGGGGCGCCGAGCAGGCCGGCCACGAGGTGCGCGTCCTGACCATCGCCGAGCAAACCTTCCCCCTGCTGCAGAGCCAGCGGGCCTGGACCGAGGAGCCGATGCCCGAGGCCCTCGCGCCGGCGCGGGACGCCATCGCCTGGTGCGAGCACCTGGTGCTCTGCTTTCCGCTGTGGCTCGGCGACATGCCGGCGCTGGTGAAGGGCTTTCTCGAGCAGGTGCTGCGCCCCCACTTCGCCTTCGAGTACGTGCAGGGCAACCCCCTGGGGCGCAAGGGGCTCACGGGCCGTTCGGCGCGGGTGGTGGTGACCATGGGCATGCCGGCGGCGATCTATCGCCACGTCTATCGCGCCCACAGCCTCAAGTCGCTGGAGCGCAACATCCTCGGCTTCGTCGGCTTCGCGCCGGTGCGCGAGACGCTGATCGGCTCGGTGGAGAACCTCGACGAGGCCGACTGCCGGACGTGGTTCACGCGCCTGGAGAAACTGGGCCGCCAGGCGCGGTAG
- the trxC gene encoding thioredoxin TrxC, whose amino-acid sequence MTDSLKLGCPHCHAVNRVARARLDDGPTCGKCRRALFTGEPVALSDANFSALVERSELPVVVDFWASWCGPCKAMAPIFAEAARELEPRLRFAKLNTEEQQALAARFGIRSIPTLIVFQNGTEVARQPGLLQGPQLRQWLRPYLAG is encoded by the coding sequence ATGACCGATTCCCTGAAGCTGGGCTGCCCCCACTGCCACGCCGTCAATCGCGTCGCGCGAGCGCGGCTCGACGACGGCCCGACCTGCGGCAAGTGCCGCCGGGCGCTGTTCACCGGCGAGCCGGTGGCGCTCAGCGACGCCAACTTCTCCGCCCTGGTCGAGCGCAGCGAGCTGCCGGTGGTGGTGGACTTCTGGGCCAGCTGGTGCGGGCCCTGCAAGGCGATGGCGCCGATCTTCGCCGAGGCCGCCCGGGAGCTCGAGCCGCGGCTGCGCTTCGCCAAGCTCAACACCGAGGAGCAGCAGGCGCTGGCGGCGCGCTTCGGCATCCGCAGCATCCCCACGCTGATCGTCTTCCAGAACGGCACGGAGGTCGCCCGCCAGCCGGGGCTGCTGCAGGGGCCGCAGCTGCGCCAGTGGCTGCGGCCCTACCTGGCGGGGTAG
- a CDS encoding ABC transporter transmembrane domain-containing protein, with product MTDRPDPRVLLRLLSLLAPYRGRVALAALALLAAAGSVLLLGQGLRLVIDQGFLAEDARQLNRVLVGMLAVVAVLAIASALRYYLVTWIGERLAADLRRRVFDHLLDLEPGFFESSRGDGGGAGEIASRLTADTSVLQSLFGSSISLALRNLLMLAGAVALMVVTQPWLSAIVLLGIPATLLPILWFGRRVRRLSRFSQDRVAELGRYAGEALSGIRTVQAFTHEPSDRRAYGARVEEAFATAVARTRQRAWLTGGALLAVFAAVGVMLWQGGQAVLAGSMSAGELSAFVFYAVLAAGAVATLAEVAGDVQRAAGAAERLLELMATRPAIRAPARPTPLPVPLRGEIRLEGVSFTYPGRQTPALAALDLAIAPGERVALVGPSGAGKSTLLALLLRFHDPDRGTLRLDGIDLRDLDPRELRACLGLVAQEPVLFSGSVADNLRVGRRDGDREALRRAARDANALGFIEALPQGLDTLLGPGGVQLSGGQRQRLAIARALLKDPRVLLLDEATSALDAESERLVQQALDRLMAERTSLVIAHRLATVVAADRLLVMDEGRLVAAGRHAELLETSPLYRHLAELQFGRHALPPADEAR from the coding sequence ATGACCGACCGCCCCGATCCCCGCGTACTGCTGCGCCTGCTGTCGCTGCTCGCCCCCTACCGCGGCCGCGTGGCGCTGGCCGCCCTGGCGCTGCTCGCCGCGGCGGGCAGCGTGCTGCTGCTCGGCCAGGGACTGCGCCTGGTGATCGACCAGGGCTTCCTGGCCGAGGATGCCCGCCAGCTCAACCGGGTGCTGGTCGGCATGCTGGCCGTGGTGGCGGTGCTCGCGATCGCCTCGGCGCTGCGCTACTACCTGGTCACCTGGATCGGCGAGCGGCTGGCCGCCGACCTGCGCCGCCGGGTCTTCGATCACCTGCTCGACCTGGAGCCCGGTTTCTTCGAGAGCAGCCGCGGGGACGGCGGCGGCGCCGGGGAGATCGCCTCGCGGCTCACGGCGGACACCAGCGTGCTGCAGAGCCTGTTCGGCTCCTCGATCTCGCTGGCGCTGCGCAACCTGCTGATGCTCGCCGGCGCCGTGGCGCTGATGGTGGTGACCCAGCCGTGGCTTTCGGCCATCGTGCTGCTGGGCATTCCGGCCACGCTGCTGCCGATCCTGTGGTTCGGCCGCCGGGTGCGGCGCCTGTCGCGCTTCAGCCAGGACCGGGTGGCCGAGCTCGGGCGCTACGCCGGCGAGGCCCTCTCGGGCATCCGCACCGTCCAGGCCTTCACCCACGAGCCGAGCGATCGCCGGGCCTACGGCGCGCGGGTCGAGGAGGCCTTCGCCACCGCCGTGGCGCGCACCCGCCAGCGCGCCTGGCTGACCGGCGGCGCGCTGCTGGCGGTCTTCGCCGCGGTGGGCGTGATGCTCTGGCAGGGCGGCCAGGCGGTACTCGCCGGCAGCATGAGCGCCGGCGAGCTCTCGGCCTTCGTCTTCTACGCGGTGCTGGCGGCCGGCGCGGTGGCGACGCTCGCCGAGGTGGCGGGCGACGTGCAGCGCGCCGCGGGCGCCGCCGAGCGGCTGCTGGAGCTGATGGCGACGCGCCCCGCGATCCGCGCCCCGGCGCGCCCCACGCCCCTGCCCGTCCCGCTGCGCGGGGAGATCCGCCTGGAGGGCGTGAGCTTCACCTACCCCGGCCGGCAGACGCCGGCGCTCGCGGCGTTGGACCTCGCCATCGCGCCCGGCGAGCGGGTCGCCCTGGTGGGCCCCTCCGGGGCCGGCAAGAGCACCCTGCTCGCGCTGCTGCTGCGCTTCCACGACCCCGACCGGGGCACCCTGAGGCTCGACGGCATCGACCTGCGCGACCTCGACCCGCGCGAGCTGCGCGCCTGCCTCGGCCTGGTGGCCCAGGAGCCGGTGCTGTTCAGCGGCAGCGTCGCCGACAACCTGCGCGTCGGCCGACGCGATGGCGACCGCGAGGCGCTGCGCCGAGCGGCCCGGGACGCCAACGCCCTGGGCTTCATCGAGGCGCTGCCCCAGGGCCTCGACACACTCCTCGGCCCCGGCGGCGTGCAGCTCTCCGGCGGCCAGCGCCAGCGCCTGGCGATCGCCCGGGCGCTGCTCAAGGATCCCCGGGTGCTGCTGCTCGACGAGGCCACCAGCGCCCTAGACGCCGAGAGCGAACGGCTGGTGCAGCAGGCGCTGGACCGGCTGATGGCCGAGCGCACGAGCCTGGTCATCGCCCACCGGCTGGCCACGGTGGTCGCCGCCGACCGGCTGCTGGTGATGGACGAGGGGCGTCTGGTGGCGGCCGGCCGCCACGCAGAGCTGCTCGAGACGAGCCCGCTCTATCGCCACCTCGCCGAGCTGCAGTTCGGCCGCCACGCCCTGCCCCCGGCCGATGAGGCGCGCTGA